In the Leifsonia sp. 466MF genome, one interval contains:
- a CDS encoding proline dehydrogenase family protein produces MVDTTDGAEARPATIAHEAVELVQRWLAESARGDDGSAPRQDPAAERLAGVLSDPHGLDFAVGFVDGVARPQDLFVAGYNLQRVAKRIPAFLPWYMRFAIWLGGVFGPVLPWVVIPIARRVLRRMVGHLVVDATPEKLGPAIARLRSPDDPDGHGARLNLNLLGEAVLGEKEALRRLEGTRTLLARDDVDYVSIKVSSIASQLSMWAFDETVERVVERLSPLYEFAAASPTPKFINLDMEEYRDLDLTMAVFTSILSKPQLLGLEAGIVLQAYLPDALDALQTLTEWSTQRRAQGGAPIKIRVVKGANLAMERVDATIHGWPLATYGTKQSTDANYKRVLDWALTPEHTDAVKIGIAGHNLFDIAYAWLLAQKRGVTARIDFEMLLGMATAQAEAVKRTVGELLLYTPVVDPREFDVAISYLIRRLEENASTENFMSAVFQLGSDPELFEREKQRFLASVAEFESDSGPRGTAPVPNRQQDRAREWEEASAPSFTRPPAPPAPAVPATPEEQGLTSVVLGLTRGSGGIELTPPDEAAAPGTAAAVVPSAEADDFRNAPDTDPSRATNRAWGKRILARSATSSLGAETIAGAAVRDAGRLDVILGMVAEAGREWGARSGHDRAAILDRAGHALEANRDRLIEVMAAETGKTIAEADPEVSEAADFAHYYATRARELDAVQGAQFVPSALTVVAPPWNFPVAIPAGSVLAALAAGSGVIIKPAPQARRSAAVMVEALWESGIPRHLLALVDVAENELGQQLIADRRVDRVILTGSYETAKLFRSWRPDLPLLAETSGKNAIIVTPSADYDLAVSDIVKSAFGHAGQKCSAASLVILVGSVAKSERFRNQLVDAVVSLRVGYPQDAVSQMGPLIEPASGKLLHALTTLGAEEEWLVEPRRLDDTGRLWTPGVRTGVQPGSYFHLTEFFGPVLGIMTARDLDEAIRYQNAVEYGLTAGLHSLDRDELVHWLDTVEAGNLYVNRGITGAIVRRQPFGGWKRSSVGAGTKAGGPNYLLGLGSWIPEAGHSSSSLHLRGLETRVSDLIESGQSSMDYPSFDLVRRSALSDAIAVATEYHRVKDVSGLGVERNLFRYRPVPVAIRLSEGSSLPELLRVMAAGTVARSPFSVSTPVKLPRGMHALLREREIEVVVESDAHWLSRIRAHRVPAHRIRLIGGDPVALATALGGSPDVAVYSGPVTPSGRVEVLTFLHEQAISITNHRFGNPTHLSDDIL; encoded by the coding sequence ATGGTCGACACAACGGATGGCGCCGAGGCGCGCCCGGCGACGATCGCTCACGAGGCGGTCGAGCTGGTGCAGCGCTGGCTCGCCGAGAGCGCGCGTGGGGACGACGGCTCCGCGCCCCGCCAGGATCCCGCCGCCGAGAGACTCGCGGGGGTGCTCAGCGACCCGCACGGTCTCGACTTCGCCGTGGGCTTCGTCGACGGCGTGGCTCGACCGCAAGACCTGTTCGTCGCCGGGTACAACCTGCAGCGGGTGGCCAAGCGAATCCCCGCTTTCCTGCCGTGGTACATGCGGTTCGCGATCTGGCTGGGCGGCGTGTTCGGTCCGGTCCTTCCCTGGGTGGTGATCCCGATCGCCCGCCGCGTGCTGCGGCGGATGGTGGGGCACCTCGTGGTCGATGCGACACCAGAGAAGCTGGGGCCGGCGATCGCGCGGCTCCGGTCGCCCGACGACCCCGACGGTCATGGAGCACGGCTCAACCTGAACCTGCTCGGGGAGGCGGTGCTCGGCGAGAAGGAGGCGCTTCGGCGGCTTGAGGGGACCCGGACCCTCCTCGCCCGGGACGACGTGGACTACGTCTCCATCAAGGTGTCCTCGATCGCGTCGCAGCTGTCGATGTGGGCGTTCGACGAGACGGTCGAGCGCGTGGTGGAACGGCTCAGCCCTCTGTACGAGTTCGCCGCGGCGTCGCCGACCCCGAAGTTCATCAACCTCGATATGGAGGAGTACCGCGACCTCGATCTGACGATGGCGGTCTTCACCAGCATCCTCAGCAAGCCGCAGCTGCTCGGGCTCGAGGCGGGCATCGTGCTGCAGGCGTACCTGCCGGACGCTCTGGACGCGCTGCAGACGCTGACCGAGTGGTCGACCCAGCGGCGCGCGCAGGGTGGAGCGCCGATCAAGATCCGGGTCGTCAAGGGAGCGAACCTCGCGATGGAGCGCGTGGACGCAACGATCCACGGTTGGCCGCTCGCCACGTACGGCACGAAGCAGTCGACCGACGCGAACTACAAGCGGGTGCTCGACTGGGCTCTGACTCCGGAACACACGGATGCCGTCAAGATCGGCATCGCGGGGCACAACCTCTTCGACATCGCGTACGCCTGGCTGCTCGCACAGAAGCGGGGAGTCACCGCCCGGATCGACTTCGAGATGCTGCTCGGAATGGCGACCGCCCAGGCGGAGGCGGTCAAACGCACGGTGGGTGAGCTCCTGCTGTACACCCCGGTCGTCGACCCCCGAGAGTTCGACGTGGCGATCTCGTACCTGATCCGCCGTCTGGAAGAGAACGCCAGTACCGAGAACTTCATGTCGGCCGTGTTCCAGCTCGGCTCCGACCCGGAGCTGTTCGAGCGTGAGAAGCAGCGCTTCCTCGCGTCCGTCGCCGAGTTCGAGAGTGACTCCGGGCCGCGCGGTACTGCGCCGGTCCCGAACCGGCAGCAGGATCGCGCGCGAGAGTGGGAAGAAGCGTCGGCGCCGTCCTTCACGCGTCCTCCGGCCCCGCCCGCCCCTGCCGTGCCCGCGACGCCCGAAGAGCAGGGGCTCACGAGCGTGGTGCTGGGACTGACCCGAGGGTCGGGCGGCATCGAGCTGACTCCGCCGGACGAGGCTGCGGCGCCCGGCACTGCCGCCGCGGTGGTCCCGTCGGCTGAGGCCGACGACTTCCGGAATGCGCCGGACACCGACCCGTCCCGCGCGACGAACCGCGCGTGGGGCAAGCGTATCCTCGCCCGCTCCGCCACCTCGTCTCTCGGCGCGGAGACCATCGCCGGTGCGGCCGTCCGGGACGCGGGACGTCTCGACGTCATCCTCGGAATGGTCGCCGAGGCCGGTCGGGAGTGGGGTGCGCGTTCCGGCCACGACCGCGCAGCGATCCTCGACCGCGCCGGGCATGCTCTCGAGGCCAACCGAGATCGCCTGATCGAGGTGATGGCGGCCGAGACCGGCAAGACCATCGCGGAAGCGGACCCGGAGGTCAGCGAAGCGGCCGACTTCGCCCACTACTACGCCACCCGCGCCCGGGAGCTGGACGCGGTACAGGGCGCGCAGTTCGTCCCGAGTGCCCTGACCGTTGTGGCTCCGCCGTGGAACTTCCCCGTCGCCATCCCCGCCGGGTCGGTGCTGGCCGCGCTCGCCGCTGGGAGCGGTGTGATCATCAAGCCGGCTCCCCAGGCCCGGCGGTCCGCTGCAGTGATGGTGGAGGCGCTCTGGGAGTCCGGCATCCCTCGGCACCTGCTCGCCTTGGTCGACGTCGCCGAGAACGAGCTCGGCCAGCAGCTGATCGCCGACCGCCGGGTCGACCGGGTCATCCTCACCGGTTCGTACGAGACGGCGAAGCTGTTCCGGTCCTGGCGTCCGGATCTGCCGCTCCTCGCCGAGACCAGCGGCAAGAACGCCATCATCGTGACTCCGAGCGCCGACTACGACCTCGCTGTCTCCGACATCGTCAAGAGCGCCTTCGGCCATGCCGGTCAGAAGTGCTCCGCCGCGAGCCTCGTCATCCTGGTCGGCTCGGTCGCCAAGTCCGAACGCTTCCGCAACCAGCTCGTGGATGCGGTGGTCAGCCTGCGGGTCGGCTACCCGCAGGATGCGGTCAGCCAGATGGGTCCGCTCATCGAGCCGGCGTCGGGCAAGCTGCTCCACGCGCTCACGACTCTGGGCGCCGAGGAGGAGTGGCTCGTCGAACCGCGCCGCCTCGACGACACCGGGCGGCTCTGGACCCCCGGGGTGCGTACCGGCGTCCAGCCCGGCTCGTACTTCCACCTGACGGAGTTCTTCGGGCCGGTACTGGGCATTATGACGGCGCGTGACCTGGACGAGGCGATCCGCTATCAGAACGCCGTCGAGTACGGGCTCACCGCCGGGCTGCACTCTCTCGACCGGGACGAGCTCGTTCACTGGCTCGACACTGTCGAGGCAGGCAACCTGTACGTGAACCGCGGAATCACCGGTGCCATCGTGCGCCGACAGCCGTTCGGTGGATGGAAGCGGTCCTCCGTCGGAGCCGGAACCAAGGCCGGAGGACCCAACTATCTGCTCGGGCTCGGGAGCTGGATCCCCGAGGCCGGGCACTCGAGCTCGAGCCTGCACCTCCGGGGTTTGGAGACCCGGGTCTCCGACCTCATCGAGTCCGGGCAGTCGTCGATGGACTATCCGTCGTTCGACCTCGTCCGGCGGTCCGCCCTGAGTGACGCCATCGCCGTCGCGACCGAATACCACCGGGTGAAGGACGTCTCGGGGCTCGGCGTCGAACGCAACCTCTTCCGGTACCGGCCGGTGCCCGTGGCCATCCGGCTCTCCGAGGGCAGCTCGCTGCCCGAACTGCTCCGCGTGATGGCGGCCGGGACGGTGGCACGCTCGCCGTTCTCGGTCAGCACTCCGGTGAAGCTGCCGCGGGGGATGCACGCGCTTCTGCGCGAGCGGGAGATCGAGGTCGTGGTCGAGTCCGACGCGCACTGGCTGTCCCGAATCCGGGCGCACCGCGTCCCGGCCCATCGCATCCGGCTCATCGGTGGGGATCCGGTCGCGCTCGCGACGGCTCTGGGCGGCAGCCCCGACGTCGCGGTCTACAGCGGACCGGTCACGCCGTCCGGGAGGGTCGAGGTGCTCACGTTCCTCCACGAGCAGGCCATCTCGATCACGAACCACCGCTTCGGCAACCCGACGCACCTGTCGGACGACATCCTCTGA
- a CDS encoding phytoene desaturase family protein codes for MTDRSLSSTAATHDIVIVGGGHNGLTAAAYLARAGKSVILLERLDEVGGAAVSAQAFAGVEARLSRYSYLVSLLPQRIIDDLGLHIRLARRRYSSYTPVPGDPDGAGLLIDNTDATATAASFARIGAADDADTFDGVYESTGELARALWPTVTEPLLTRTEARALVGDDELWQAMIERPIGEFIESRLQSDLVRGVVATDALIGTFASLGDPGLAQNRCFLYHVIGQGTGEWDVPVGGMGAVTGELARVAREAGARIVTGAEVTRIDPDGTVEYRRNGHERRVVGRHVLANVAPGVLDRLLGETAEPAAPKAEGAQVKVNLLLKRLPRLRDEAIDPKAAFGGTFHINETYTQLEEAYSGMTRGVMPDLLPCEIYCHTLADPSILDPELAETGAQTITVFGLHTPDRWLTDENNDATRQRLQDAVLASLNSVLAEPIEDLLLTDADGNLCVETKTTRDLEQALNMPGGNIFHGPLSWPFAEDDDALDTPAERWGVSTRHPRILMCGSGARRGGAVSGLGGHNAAMAVLEG; via the coding sequence ATGACCGACCGCTCCCTCTCGTCCACCGCCGCGACGCACGACATCGTGATCGTCGGAGGCGGGCACAACGGCCTCACTGCCGCGGCGTACCTCGCGCGCGCCGGCAAGTCCGTCATCCTGCTCGAGCGACTGGACGAGGTGGGCGGCGCCGCGGTCAGCGCGCAGGCGTTCGCGGGCGTCGAAGCGCGCCTCTCGCGCTACTCCTATCTGGTCAGCCTGCTGCCGCAGCGCATCATCGACGACCTCGGCCTCCACATCCGCCTGGCCCGCCGCCGCTACTCGTCGTACACGCCGGTTCCCGGCGACCCCGACGGCGCGGGACTGCTGATCGACAACACGGACGCGACGGCGACCGCGGCATCCTTCGCCCGGATCGGCGCGGCCGACGACGCGGACACCTTCGACGGCGTCTACGAGAGCACCGGCGAGCTGGCCCGCGCACTCTGGCCGACCGTGACAGAGCCCCTCCTGACGCGAACGGAGGCGCGGGCGCTGGTCGGCGACGACGAGCTGTGGCAGGCCATGATCGAGCGTCCGATCGGCGAGTTCATCGAGTCGCGCCTCCAGAGCGATCTGGTCCGCGGGGTCGTCGCGACGGACGCCCTCATCGGCACCTTCGCCAGCCTCGGTGATCCGGGACTCGCGCAGAACCGGTGCTTCCTCTATCACGTCATCGGCCAGGGGACGGGCGAGTGGGATGTCCCGGTCGGCGGGATGGGCGCCGTCACCGGCGAGCTGGCCCGTGTCGCGCGTGAGGCCGGCGCCCGCATCGTGACCGGCGCAGAGGTGACGAGGATCGACCCGGACGGGACCGTCGAGTACCGGCGCAACGGCCACGAACGACGGGTGGTCGGGCGCCACGTGCTCGCCAACGTCGCCCCCGGCGTCCTCGACCGGCTGCTGGGCGAGACCGCAGAGCCGGCCGCTCCGAAGGCCGAGGGCGCCCAGGTGAAGGTCAACCTGCTCCTGAAGCGCCTCCCGCGACTGCGCGACGAGGCGATCGACCCGAAGGCGGCGTTCGGCGGGACCTTCCACATCAACGAGACCTACACACAGCTCGAGGAGGCCTACTCGGGCATGACCCGCGGAGTGATGCCCGACCTCCTCCCCTGCGAGATCTACTGCCACACCCTGGCCGACCCGAGCATCCTCGACCCGGAGCTCGCCGAGACCGGCGCCCAGACCATCACGGTGTTCGGGCTGCACACGCCCGACCGTTGGCTCACGGACGAGAACAACGACGCCACCCGTCAGCGGCTTCAGGATGCGGTGCTCGCCTCCCTCAACTCGGTCCTGGCCGAGCCGATCGAAGACCTCCTGCTGACCGACGCGGACGGCAACCTGTGCGTCGAGACGAAGACCACACGAGACCTCGAGCAGGCGCTCAACATGCCGGGCGGCAACATCTTCCACGGGCCCCTCTCCTGGCCGTTCGCCGAGGACGACGACGCCCTCGACACCCCGGCCGAGCGCTGGGGCGTCTCGACACGGCATCCGCGCATCCTGATGTGCGGGTCCGGCGCGCGGCGCGGTGGCGCGGTCAGCGGACTCGGCGGACACAACGCGGCGATGGCCGTGCTCGAAGGCTGA
- a CDS encoding SRPBCC domain-containing protein: MMPQPTGRLVRKDDGVYLVLDRMFKAPIEEVWTFFSRSPRLAEWLGEYKGTGSTGAVKFRLTADGDDAEWQDVSVMECSAPHRLHADVGGAGASHRMFVHLREASGHTTVTLGRRLRSLVEEADSGPRWDYYLDRLVAAHDHKPLPEWSSYSPAMTDHYRTLCRELDRDLRSEHTAARAGTNG; encoded by the coding sequence ATGATGCCGCAGCCGACAGGAAGACTGGTCCGCAAGGACGACGGGGTCTACCTCGTCCTCGACCGGATGTTCAAAGCGCCCATCGAGGAGGTGTGGACCTTCTTCAGCCGCTCGCCACGGCTCGCGGAATGGCTGGGCGAATACAAAGGCACCGGGTCGACCGGGGCGGTCAAGTTCCGTCTGACCGCCGACGGCGACGACGCCGAGTGGCAGGACGTGTCCGTGATGGAGTGCTCGGCGCCGCACCGGCTCCACGCGGACGTCGGAGGAGCGGGCGCATCCCACCGGATGTTCGTGCATCTTCGCGAGGCGAGCGGCCACACCACGGTCACTCTCGGCCGACGGTTGCGGTCGCTCGTGGAGGAGGCGGACTCCGGACCCCGCTGGGACTACTACCTCGACCGTCTGGTGGCCGCGCACGATCACAAGCCGCTTCCCGAGTGGAGCAGCTACAGCCCCGCCATGACCGATCACTACCGGACGCTGTGCCGCGAACTCGACCGCGACCTGCGGTCGGAGCACACCGCCGCGCGGGCGGGAACGAACGGCTGA
- a CDS encoding DNA-3-methyladenine glycosylase family protein, with translation MSAVLPSAPASAAGATARAAASAPDAETVYRPTGTLDLSGTLAPLGRGPYDPTTTWDLRGMWRTWRTPMGAATLRIHRASGGGVSASAWGPGAEWAIDAVPSLLGRDDDWSGLDVARHPLLRDSLHRNPGLRLARTGRMLEALIPAIIEQRVTSIEAYRSWSRLLRWYGEPAPGPAPEGMRVTPTLEQWRGIPSWEWHRAGVDPRRARAVQAVLAVAPSLERATDRASTLVEAETVLQTIPGVGLWTAAETLQRSHGHPDLVSVGDYHLAHQVGEALIGRRVDDDGMLELLEPWAGHRQRVVRLIFASGFRFQRRGPRVTLQEHRWH, from the coding sequence ATGTCCGCCGTCCTGCCCTCCGCCCCCGCGTCAGCGGCGGGTGCGACGGCGCGCGCCGCGGCATCGGCGCCGGACGCCGAGACGGTGTACCGGCCGACCGGGACGCTCGATCTCTCGGGGACGCTCGCGCCGCTCGGTCGTGGTCCGTACGACCCCACCACGACGTGGGACCTGCGGGGGATGTGGCGCACCTGGCGTACGCCGATGGGCGCGGCGACTCTGCGCATCCATCGGGCGTCCGGCGGCGGCGTCTCGGCCTCCGCGTGGGGGCCGGGAGCGGAATGGGCGATCGATGCCGTTCCGAGCCTGCTCGGCCGGGACGACGACTGGTCGGGGCTCGACGTCGCGCGTCATCCCCTGCTCCGCGACAGCCTGCACCGCAATCCGGGTCTGCGGCTGGCGCGGACCGGCCGGATGCTGGAGGCGCTCATCCCCGCCATCATCGAGCAGCGCGTGACCAGCATCGAGGCCTACCGTTCGTGGTCACGGCTCCTCCGCTGGTACGGCGAGCCTGCGCCCGGCCCCGCTCCGGAGGGGATGCGCGTAACGCCGACACTCGAGCAGTGGCGCGGCATCCCGTCGTGGGAGTGGCACCGCGCAGGTGTCGATCCTCGCCGGGCGCGAGCAGTGCAGGCGGTGCTCGCAGTGGCGCCGTCCCTCGAACGTGCGACCGACAGGGCGTCGACCCTTGTCGAGGCGGAGACGGTGCTGCAGACCATCCCCGGCGTCGGCCTGTGGACGGCGGCGGAGACGCTTCAGCGCTCTCACGGCCACCCCGATCTGGTCAGCGTCGGCGACTACCACCTCGCGCACCAGGTCGGTGAAGCGCTCATCGGCCGACGGGTCGACGACGACGGGATGCTCGAACTGCTCGAGCCCTGGGCCGGTCATCGGCAGCGCGTCGTGCGCCTGATCTTCGCGAGCGGCTTCCGCTTCCAGCGGCGCGGCCCGCGCGTGACGCTGCAGGAGCACCGCTGGCACTGA
- a CDS encoding FAD-binding oxidoreductase, with translation MGIELDTNAVARLRDAITGIVYVRGDEGLAAEVACFNPAIRHDPYIVVAVESEDDVAEAVRFAREAGVPVRVQATGHGAETPIVGGMIVSTRGLDGLSIDPASRLARIGAGLRWAPVIVAAAEHGLAPVTGSSTSVGAVGYTLGGGVGPLARRYGFTSDWVRGFRVVTADGELVTADRETNPDLFWALRGGKGGLAIVTEMTLELVELRSLYGGSVFFEGGAIEPALRAWVDWSVELPDEATTSVVLLNVPDVDGPPPFLRGRTLLSVRFAYPGDPAEGERLFAPIRAAAPVSLDFVAEMPTTAVASIHSDPEEGGPTWIRGLMLDSFDQDSADVILELAGPGSGSPFVATEIRQLGGATARDTEDGSSVGGRDSGYTLSLIAGDPSSFADAAPARAQAIAEALQDTVSAITNVNFAGDLSDRAAFERVWPPVISERLEVVRRQWDPDRVFAFGPA, from the coding sequence ATGGGAATCGAACTCGACACGAACGCTGTCGCGCGCCTGCGCGACGCCATCACCGGCATCGTCTACGTCCGAGGTGACGAGGGCCTCGCGGCGGAGGTCGCCTGCTTCAACCCGGCGATCCGCCACGATCCGTACATCGTGGTCGCTGTCGAATCCGAGGACGACGTCGCGGAGGCTGTGCGCTTCGCCCGCGAAGCCGGAGTCCCGGTGCGCGTCCAGGCGACCGGCCACGGCGCGGAGACACCGATCGTCGGGGGCATGATCGTCTCGACGCGCGGTCTGGACGGGCTCTCCATCGACCCCGCGTCCCGGCTGGCCCGCATCGGCGCAGGCCTGCGCTGGGCACCGGTCATCGTCGCCGCGGCCGAGCACGGACTGGCTCCGGTCACCGGCTCGTCGACCAGCGTCGGTGCGGTCGGCTACACCCTGGGCGGCGGGGTCGGACCGCTCGCCCGCCGCTACGGCTTCACCAGCGACTGGGTGCGCGGGTTCCGTGTCGTCACCGCGGACGGCGAGCTGGTCACCGCCGACCGCGAGACGAATCCAGACCTCTTCTGGGCGCTCCGTGGTGGCAAGGGCGGGCTGGCCATCGTCACCGAGATGACCCTCGAGCTGGTGGAGCTGCGCTCGCTCTACGGCGGCAGCGTGTTCTTCGAAGGCGGGGCCATCGAGCCGGCGTTGCGCGCCTGGGTCGACTGGTCCGTGGAGCTGCCGGACGAGGCGACCACCTCGGTGGTGCTCCTCAACGTGCCGGACGTGGACGGACCGCCTCCCTTCCTGCGCGGCCGCACGCTCCTCAGCGTCCGTTTCGCCTACCCGGGTGATCCGGCCGAGGGCGAGCGGCTCTTCGCTCCCATCCGGGCGGCGGCCCCGGTCTCCCTCGACTTCGTGGCCGAGATGCCGACCACCGCTGTGGCGAGCATCCACAGCGATCCCGAGGAGGGCGGTCCGACCTGGATCCGTGGACTCATGCTCGACTCCTTCGACCAGGACTCGGCCGACGTGATCCTCGAACTCGCTGGGCCCGGGTCCGGATCGCCCTTCGTCGCGACCGAGATCCGCCAGCTGGGCGGAGCGACCGCACGCGACACGGAGGACGGCAGCTCGGTCGGCGGCCGGGACAGCGGCTACACGCTCAGCCTGATCGCGGGCGATCCGTCGAGTTTCGCCGACGCCGCACCCGCCCGTGCCCAGGCGATCGCCGAGGCGTTGCAGGACACGGTCTCCGCGATCACCAACGTCAACTTCGCCGGTGACCTTTCAGACCGTGCTGCGTTCGAGAGGGTGTGGCCGCCGGTGATCTCGGAACGGCTCGAGGTCGTCCGTCGTCAGTGGGATCCGGACCGCGTCTTCGCGTTCGGGCCGGCCTGA
- a CDS encoding acyl-CoA thioesterase: MIAVHMIFRTMLHAIISRFGARLGHWDVARTKFRVLPTDLDILKHMNNGVYLSIADIGRFDLLMRNGVWAIFKKRGWYPVVASETISFRKSLELWQPFVVESRILGFDEKAVYVEQRFTVDGEIYTQAFIRGRFLKRGGGIVTIDELLEAVGPSPTDVTVPEWLRAWGADAALPSTRVEAPSIWSE; this comes from the coding sequence ATGATCGCCGTGCACATGATCTTTCGGACGATGCTTCACGCGATCATCTCCCGATTCGGAGCGCGGCTCGGCCACTGGGATGTGGCGCGCACGAAGTTCCGCGTCCTGCCGACGGACCTCGACATCCTGAAGCACATGAACAACGGCGTGTACCTGTCCATCGCCGACATCGGCCGCTTCGACCTGTTGATGCGCAACGGCGTCTGGGCCATCTTCAAGAAGCGCGGCTGGTACCCGGTCGTCGCGTCGGAGACCATCTCCTTCCGCAAGTCGCTGGAGCTGTGGCAGCCGTTCGTCGTCGAGTCGCGCATCCTCGGCTTCGACGAGAAGGCCGTCTACGTCGAGCAGAGGTTCACCGTCGACGGCGAGATCTACACGCAGGCGTTCATCCGCGGGCGCTTCCTCAAGCGCGGCGGCGGCATCGTCACGATCGACGAACTGCTGGAGGCCGTCGGCCCGTCGCCGACCGATGTCACCGTCCCCGAGTGGCTGCGTGCCTGGGGAGCGGATGCGGCCCTCCCGTCGACGCGCGTCGAGGCGCCGAGCATCTGGAGCGAGTGA
- a CDS encoding nuclear transport factor 2 family protein — protein MAQDGLPEPIQRFIDTTNEGDSAAFVDTFTDDAYLNDWGREFHGHAGVRSWDSTDNIGVKSHFELVDAHEGSPGTWIVTLTVTGDGFNGTGPMEFQLRDGRIASLRIS, from the coding sequence ATGGCGCAGGACGGACTGCCCGAACCCATCCAGCGGTTCATCGACACGACCAACGAGGGCGATTCCGCCGCGTTCGTCGACACTTTCACCGACGACGCCTATCTGAACGACTGGGGTCGGGAGTTCCATGGCCACGCCGGGGTGCGGAGCTGGGACAGCACCGACAACATCGGCGTGAAGTCGCACTTCGAGCTCGTCGACGCCCACGAAGGCTCGCCCGGCACCTGGATCGTCACCCTGACGGTGACGGGCGACGGATTCAACGGGACGGGCCCGATGGAGTTCCAGCTGCGCGACGGTCGCATCGCCAGCCTTCGCATCAGCTGA
- the menD gene encoding 2-succinyl-5-enolpyruvyl-6-hydroxy-3-cyclohexene-1-carboxylic-acid synthase: MGDRPHAGDVTSVGTSPVDPGMSAASGSAITGNPATDFSLALLSALVRNGVRDLVVSPGSRSQALALAAAELERSGSARLHVRIDERSGGFLALGLARETGAPAVVVTTSGTATANLHPAVLEAHEAGIPLIIVTGDRPEELRGIRSNQTTQQDGLYASAVHWSDDVDAPTGEPGEADRASTLGAAAVRAAVGADTADPGPVHLNVAFREPLSVAVPPLPEPIAGTLPVTAGPDALGREVVSVGGGPKTVVVAGADAGPMAEEFARDGGFPLLAEVSSGAHFGPNLVVSYRELLSDDTFGGAVERAIVFGHPTLSREVPALLTRDDVEVVVVAPTGAQAYNPGHRARIVGGVRAAETIDVRSPEVRGWVGRWVFASRRIAELAEREADPAAVAPDVEKARSFNPADALAFASAELAAIRAPITRALLAEAVWRYTWPHDRLVLGASRLIRDVDRIVPGKKIAVHANRGLAGIDGTIATATGIALASQTAARAAGTPSGVTRVLLGDLALLHDVGSLLFGAGETRPHLQVIVGNDGGGTIFDGLEVAATASSDAFDRVLYTPQAVDISALAKAYGWHHAVARTKGELDQALSAPLAGTSIVEVPLPR; this comes from the coding sequence ATGGGTGACCGCCCGCACGCGGGCGACGTCACCTCGGTCGGCACGAGTCCGGTCGATCCGGGCATGAGCGCCGCCAGCGGCAGCGCGATCACGGGGAATCCGGCGACGGACTTCTCGCTGGCGCTTCTGAGCGCCCTCGTACGAAACGGAGTCCGTGACCTGGTCGTGAGCCCGGGTTCCCGGTCGCAGGCGCTCGCGCTCGCCGCGGCCGAGCTCGAGCGATCCGGCTCCGCGCGGCTGCACGTGCGCATCGACGAGCGCTCCGGCGGCTTCCTCGCCCTGGGGCTGGCCCGCGAGACCGGCGCCCCCGCCGTGGTCGTCACCACGAGCGGCACCGCCACCGCGAACCTGCACCCGGCCGTCCTCGAAGCCCACGAGGCCGGCATCCCGCTGATCATCGTCACAGGTGATCGACCGGAGGAGCTTCGCGGCATCCGCTCGAACCAGACCACGCAGCAGGACGGTCTCTACGCATCCGCCGTCCACTGGTCGGACGATGTGGACGCGCCGACGGGTGAGCCAGGAGAGGCCGATCGCGCGTCCACCCTCGGTGCAGCGGCGGTCCGCGCGGCAGTCGGCGCCGACACCGCGGATCCCGGGCCGGTCCACCTGAACGTCGCGTTCCGCGAACCGCTCTCCGTGGCAGTCCCGCCGCTGCCCGAACCGATCGCTGGCACGCTGCCCGTGACCGCCGGGCCGGACGCGCTCGGACGCGAGGTCGTCTCGGTCGGGGGCGGACCGAAGACCGTCGTCGTCGCGGGCGCCGACGCCGGGCCGATGGCCGAGGAATTCGCCCGCGACGGCGGGTTCCCACTCCTGGCCGAGGTCTCCAGCGGCGCCCACTTCGGACCGAACCTCGTCGTGTCGTACCGGGAGCTGCTGAGCGACGACACGTTCGGCGGTGCCGTCGAGCGGGCGATCGTGTTCGGGCATCCCACGCTCAGCAGGGAAGTGCCGGCGTTGCTCACCCGTGACGACGTGGAGGTCGTCGTCGTCGCTCCCACCGGGGCGCAGGCGTACAACCCCGGGCACCGGGCGCGCATCGTCGGCGGGGTCCGGGCCGCCGAGACGATCGACGTCCGCTCGCCAGAGGTCAGGGGATGGGTCGGCCGGTGGGTGTTCGCCAGCCGGCGCATCGCCGAGCTCGCGGAACGCGAAGCGGACCCCGCCGCGGTCGCACCGGATGTGGAGAAGGCCCGCTCGTTCAATCCGGCCGACGCCCTCGCCTTCGCCTCCGCCGAACTCGCGGCCATCCGCGCTCCGATCACGCGCGCACTGCTCGCGGAGGCGGTCTGGCGCTACACCTGGCCGCACGACCGGCTGGTGCTCGGCGCATCCCGCCTCATCCGGGACGTGGACCGCATCGTGCCGGGCAAGAAGATCGCCGTGCACGCCAACCGCGGGCTCGCCGGCATCGACGGAACCATCGCCACGGCGACGGGGATCGCGCTCGCGAGCCAGACAGCGGCACGCGCGGCCGGCACCCCGAGCGGAGTCACCCGTGTTCTGCTGGGTGACCTGGCGCTGCTGCACGACGTCGGTTCATTGCTCTTTGGCGCGGGGGAGACGCGCCCGCACCTGCAGGTCATCGTGGGCAACGACGGCGGCGGCACGATCTTCGACGGGCTGGAGGTCGCCGCCACCGCCAGCTCCGACGCCTTCGACCGCGTCCTCTACACGCCCCAGGCGGTCGACATCTCGGCGCTCGCGAAAGCCTATGGCTGGCACCACGCCGTCGCCCGCACCAAGGGCGAGCTCGACCAGGCGCTCTCCGCACCGCTGGCCGGCACGAGCATCGTGGAGGTTCCGCTGCCGCGCTGA